ACGGTTATTACCCACGTTGATATTTTTTGCTGCTGCTATGATTTTGTTGTTCGGCGGATGGACTTTATATCGGGATTTCGGCCTGGTTCGCCCTCTTGAACAGGAATTGAAAGGAACGCATCAGGTTGTGCAGGTTGATGTAACAGTAAAAGGTACGCAAAAATCAATTACCGTATCCATGAATCGGGTGGATGATTTGCAAACGGCGTACCGGGATATTATCGACAAGGTGTCAGAAACGTTTAATACAGAAACAACTGTGAAAATTCGGGACAAACGTACACCTGAGATGGAAGCGTTGTTCCAAGCCTACCAGCCTGTAATCTATGAAGGGATTTCGAAAGGCAGTTTTACCGATATGATTGACACGATCCAGAAACGAGCGAAACAGGACGGAATGTCGCGGGCCGTTGTAACAATGGATCGGGAGAATATATATGTACAACTGGAGCAAGCGGACCACTATCTGTACGAAGTGATCCCATACAATAAATTGCCTGTTTCACAGCAGGGGGTGAAAACTTTATGATTCGTGAAGCGATTCTCGGTATCGGTGCGGCTGCTACCGTATTTTGTCTATACCTGGGAATCAATGCATTTCCATTTGTCTTACTTGCTATCCTGTTGTTTGCGATGTCTGTTGTTGCGGAGCGGAAAGGTGCGCTGACGACAGGAAGAAAGGAACGTACATCTACGCATCGGGTTGAATTTGGCAACATTGGCGGTCAGGAGATGGCGAAACGGGAGCTGATGGAAGCGCTCGATTTTCTGCGTTTTCGTGATAAAATCAGCTCGCTTGGCATTCGACCGTTAAAAGGGATTCTGCTTACAGGTCCGCCGGGAACAGGGAAAACCTTAATGGCCAAAGCGGCTGCCACTTATACCGATTCCGTATTTGTATCGGCGAGCGGTTCCGAATTTGTTGAGATGTATGTAGGGGTTGGAGCGTCCCGTGTTCGTGAATTGTTTAAAAAGGCAAGAACGCTTGCGAAAAACGAAAACAAGGATTCGGCGATCATTTTTATCGACGAAATTGACGTGATCGGTGGCAAGCGAGGCGGCGGGCAGGGGCATCAGGAGTATGATCAAACACTCAATCAGCTGTTGACCGAAATGGATGGCATGCAAACCACAACCAACCCGCTTGTGCTTGTCGTGGCAGCAACCAACCGGGTAGATATGCTGGATCCTGCGCTGCTTCGACCTGGCCGGTTTGACCGTCAGATTAAGGTCGATTTGCCTGATAAAGAAGGACGACTGCATATTCTTAAAATCCAGACAGCAAACAAACCGCTGGCCGAAGATGTTGACCTGGAAACCATTGCAAAAGAATCGTACGGCTTTTCCGGTGCACAACTGGAGAGTTTGACCAATGAGGCAGCGATTCTCGCCATGCGTGAAAACAAAACTAAAATTGAAACAGAACACCTCCGTGATGCGGTTAATAAAGTCCTGCTCGGTGAGAAAACCGGCAAGCGTCCATCGCCGGACGAGTTGCTGCGTGTTTCTGTACACGAGTTAGGACATGCGATTGCATCTGAATCGGTCAGACCGAATTCGGTGGCTCACATTACGATCGCCCCGCGCGGCAACGCACTCGGATTTGTTCGACAGATACCGGAAGCGGATGCTTATCTGTATACGAAGGAACAATTGGAAGGACAGATTATGGTCGCGTTGGCTGGTACGGTTTCCGAAGAGCTTTTGTTTGGCAACCGTTCAACGGGAGCCTCCAACGATTTTGTGCAAGCGTCGCAACTGGCTCGAACGATGATTTCCTGTGGGTTGTCATCACTCGGAATTGTGGATGCGGAAAACTTGCAGCGAAACGTATTGGATGAAGAAATCCGCCGTATCTTAGCAGAAATGGAAGAGCGTACACGCCAATTGCTGGCACAGTACAAGCCAGGCATCGAAAGTTTATCCAAAACGTTGGTCGAAGAGGAAAGCATGACAGGAGAGGCTTTCCATGAATGGATGAAACAGCAAAAGGCAAAATGTGCGTAAATCAAAACCGATTCAGGAGCCGTTCGCTCGCGAATCGGTTTTTTTGCTTGGTCGATAGGAATTTATAAATTTTATCCTATCGACATAAGTGCAACTAGGCTTCCGCCTGCGCTTAAGCCTGGCGAAAGCCAAGTTTTCTTTATTTGTAGGTCTACCGCTCTATGTCAGAATACAGATAGTTTGCTATACTAAAATCGGATTGAAATGAAAAGGACAGGTGCTCATGAATAACCTCAGGACCTTATCGACTCGAATTGAAAAAGAGTACGATCCGATTCGTAACGTATGGGAGACCCGAGTGCAGTTCATACTGCATCAGGATGCGCTTTACTCCGGTTTCTTGGCGGAGATTCCGCCGCATCTTCTTCACTCGTTGGTGTGTTTGTCGCTGTTTATGAATGAGAGCGGCAAGATTGAAATTTCTGTTGCGGATTTTGCTCGTGCGTTAGGCATCTCTTTACAACTTGCACAAAAAAGAATTGAGGAATTGGCAGCATTTCGCTTTCAGGAGCAGCCAATTGTTCATATAAACAAAACACGGGTCATTCAATACGATGAAGAACGGGTTTCGTTATCGATTCTCCCCATTTCTCCGATTACGTTTGTGGATGAACGTGACGAACAGCGCCGCCCCACGTTTACCGCCAAAAATTCTGATTATCTGTATGAATATTTTCGAATGATGCTGGGGGTTGAACAACTGGCGGAGTCCGATAAGGAACTGCTCGCCACATTGCAAGGTTATCCGTATGAACTTCCGCCGCAGGTGATTGAAGTATTGATTGAACATGTAATGGAATACAAAAAAGGGTTTGATCGTCAATACTTGATGACAATTGCCCATTCCTGGTCGGTTGCATCGATCATCACGAAGGATCAGGCTTTGCAGTGGATCAAGGAAACCAAAACATTGTCCGTTCCCACTCTTGGAGAGGATTCATCTGAAAAGTACCTGTTGCAGTTTTTGCGCGACAGAATTCGAAGAGAACCGTCCGCTGTACAAATCAATATAATTTTGCAGCTCTTGGAGGAGCCGTTTCAGCTTGAACCGGGCTGTGTTGAAGCGCTGATTGATCATGTCACCTCACACTTTGCTTTGACCAAAGGGAAACCGGATTTTCCCAAAAACTATGTGGAGGCGGTCGTGCAGGATTGGCAGGAACGGGGAATTCGAACACGAACAGAAGCGCTTCAGGCAATCGAAGAATGGAAACAGAAGTATGCGATCAAACCGGCTGACGCCACGGGCAAATCAAGGCAACGGAAATCGGCTGCGAAAAGACAGGATGCGTCGAATTTTAAAAGCGACTATCTGGACAAGCTTCGCAAAGCTGGTTTGAAATAGGAGGGGCCGTATGCAACCGACGCCGATTGGATCTCTGTTGGGTAACCCGAATGCATGGAAACAACATGCCGATTCGTTAAACAGGCAGATGATGGAACAGCCGAAAGAGTATTGGGAATCTGTGTTTCCTGAGCTGAAGACGGCCGACCTGCCTCCCTCTTTCTATACGAAGAGTGTATCCCTGCAGCTGATGCATATTTTATCCGACCGCAAAAAATGCGAGGGGTGTACAGGCTTCCTTGCTTGCCCGAAAGAGGAGGATGCGAAAGGCCATCAGTTCTCCATTGGTTTGGGGGAAACGGGGATATTCGAACAGGTCAGCAAATGCAGTTTTTATCAGGAATACCTGGCCGCTGAACTGGAGAATCGGCTGTGGTCCTTTTCCGGATTGAACGAAGGCCACCGGCGGATGACATTTGACAATTTTCCTGACTCGCAAAAACGGTTGAACCGTGAACTGTGTTTGCAGGCGTTTCAGTTCGCCAATGAATATACGCCCGGTTCTTCCATGAAAGGGTTATATATATATGGCTCTTTTGGCACTGCGAAAACCCATCTGGCATCCGCCATTTTAAACCGGCTGATCGCTCGCAAAATCCGGGTCTTGTATGTACAGGCGGAAAAAACGTTTGCGGCGCTGTCTGATTTATATTTTCGGGAAAACAGGGATGGTCTGCCGACACGCTCGGAAATTCTCGACAAGTATATTTCTTCTGACGTGCTTGTGATTGATGAATTGGGGCATGAAAATGTAAACGAATCGTCTATATGGGCGCTTTACACGATTTTGAACGGACGGGAACCGGAACGAAAACCGGTCATTATCACATCCAACTATTCTCCTGTTGAATTGGCGGATAAATACTTGAAGCGAGCTTCCGAAGAAACAGGGAAACGGGCAGCAGCGCTTGTTTCACGGTTGCTCTGGTTAACCGAACCGTTTGAAATGTTTGGTGAAGATTACCGTTGGCAGGGTCTGAAAATTCAAGAGTAAACATATGCTCCTGTGAGGAACAGGGGCATTTTTTATCGAATTTAATCTCAACCTGAAAAAGAGGAATTGATCCACTGCGCATCTAATTACATTACATACCGACCGGATGGTATGTACAGAAAGGGGGGATCCGAACAGGCATGAATCTTCAGGCAAACTTGCTGCAAGTGGCTGTCGGTTTATTTGAAGAAAAGGGATATGCGAGAACTTCCGTACAGGATATCGTATCAGCCGCTGGTGTGACGAAAGGCGCTTTCTATCATTATTTTACAGGGAAAGAAGACGTTTTGATGGCGCTGCATGAGCAATACATCAATGGATTGCTTGCAAAATCAACCGCCGTCACCGATTCGACCATGCATCCAACAGAAAAATTAAGCAGGTTGATGGAGATTCTGCTGGGGGAAATTGCTCACTATGGGGCGTATGCCAAAGTTTTTTTTACGGAAAAACATCATCTGCATCCTGACCACTTGCAGCACATCCGTGTGAAACGGGATGCGTATGCGAAGCTGTTTGAGGATGTGATGCGGGAAGGAATGGAAACAGGGGAGTTTCGCGGCGATTTGGACCCTGTGATTGCCAGTTTGGGGATTTTGGGCATTTGCAATTGGACGTATCAGTGGTACCGACCGGATGGAAAGTATACGATCGATGCGATCACACGTTTTTTGAGGAGCATTGTGGAAACAGGTATTTTGGAAAAGGAAGCACGGCCATAAAACATAAAAGAGGGGGAGACAATATGCGAAGCATTCAGCAACTTTTTGATTTGAGCGGTAAAACGGCCATCGTAACAGGGGGAGGCCGCGGGTTAGGTGAACAAATTGCTGTCGGTTTGGCGGAAGCGGGCGCTGATGTGGTCGTCTGTTCCCGCAAGAAAGAAAATTGTGACGAAGTAGCTGGAAAAATCAAAGCGATCGGACGCCAAAGCTTATCATTTGGCTGTGACGTAACCAATCCGGAAGATGCGGATCGGGTGGTAAAAGAAACGCTTAACGCATTCGGCAAAATTGATATTTTGATCAATAACTCCGGAATTTCCTGGGGAGCGCCGACAGAGGAATATCCGCTTGACAAATTTAATCAAGTGCTAAACGTCAATGTCACCGGTTTGTTTATCATGTCCCGGGCGGTTGGGGTTGAAATGCAGAAAAGAAACTACGGACGCATCCTGAATGTTGCATCAGTGGCAGGGTTGGTGGGAAGCGACCCGCGTGCGATGAACGCGATCGCATATAATGCCAGCAAAGGGGCTGTCATTTCTTTCACGAAAGATTTGGCCGTTAAATGGGCAAAGAAAGGGATTACGGTTAATGCGCTGG
The sequence above is a segment of the Effusibacillus dendaii genome. Coding sequences within it:
- a CDS encoding AAA family ATPase; translation: MIREAILGIGAAATVFCLYLGINAFPFVLLAILLFAMSVVAERKGALTTGRKERTSTHRVEFGNIGGQEMAKRELMEALDFLRFRDKISSLGIRPLKGILLTGPPGTGKTLMAKAAATYTDSVFVSASGSEFVEMYVGVGASRVRELFKKARTLAKNENKDSAIIFIDEIDVIGGKRGGGQGHQEYDQTLNQLLTEMDGMQTTTNPLVLVVAATNRVDMLDPALLRPGRFDRQIKVDLPDKEGRLHILKIQTANKPLAEDVDLETIAKESYGFSGAQLESLTNEAAILAMRENKTKIETEHLRDAVNKVLLGEKTGKRPSPDELLRVSVHELGHAIASESVRPNSVAHITIAPRGNALGFVRQIPEADAYLYTKEQLEGQIMVALAGTVSEELLFGNRSTGASNDFVQASQLARTMISCGLSSLGIVDAENLQRNVLDEEIRRILAEMEERTRQLLAQYKPGIESLSKTLVEEESMTGEAFHEWMKQQKAKCA
- a CDS encoding ATP-binding protein, which codes for MQPTPIGSLLGNPNAWKQHADSLNRQMMEQPKEYWESVFPELKTADLPPSFYTKSVSLQLMHILSDRKKCEGCTGFLACPKEEDAKGHQFSIGLGETGIFEQVSKCSFYQEYLAAELENRLWSFSGLNEGHRRMTFDNFPDSQKRLNRELCLQAFQFANEYTPGSSMKGLYIYGSFGTAKTHLASAILNRLIARKIRVLYVQAEKTFAALSDLYFRENRDGLPTRSEILDKYISSDVLVIDELGHENVNESSIWALYTILNGREPERKPVIITSNYSPVELADKYLKRASEETGKRAAALVSRLLWLTEPFEMFGEDYRWQGLKIQE
- a CDS encoding DnaD domain protein, which produces MNNLRTLSTRIEKEYDPIRNVWETRVQFILHQDALYSGFLAEIPPHLLHSLVCLSLFMNESGKIEISVADFARALGISLQLAQKRIEELAAFRFQEQPIVHINKTRVIQYDEERVSLSILPISPITFVDERDEQRRPTFTAKNSDYLYEYFRMMLGVEQLAESDKELLATLQGYPYELPPQVIEVLIEHVMEYKKGFDRQYLMTIAHSWSVASIITKDQALQWIKETKTLSVPTLGEDSSEKYLLQFLRDRIRREPSAVQINIILQLLEEPFQLEPGCVEALIDHVTSHFALTKGKPDFPKNYVEAVVQDWQERGIRTRTEALQAIEEWKQKYAIKPADATGKSRQRKSAAKRQDASNFKSDYLDKLRKAGLK
- a CDS encoding TetR/AcrR family transcriptional regulator, whose translation is MNLQANLLQVAVGLFEEKGYARTSVQDIVSAAGVTKGAFYHYFTGKEDVLMALHEQYINGLLAKSTAVTDSTMHPTEKLSRLMEILLGEIAHYGAYAKVFFTEKHHLHPDHLQHIRVKRDAYAKLFEDVMREGMETGEFRGDLDPVIASLGILGICNWTYQWYRPDGKYTIDAITRFLRSIVETGILEKEARP
- a CDS encoding SDR family oxidoreductase, with protein sequence MRSIQQLFDLSGKTAIVTGGGRGLGEQIAVGLAEAGADVVVCSRKKENCDEVAGKIKAIGRQSLSFGCDVTNPEDADRVVKETLNAFGKIDILINNSGISWGAPTEEYPLDKFNQVLNVNVTGLFIMSRAVGVEMQKRNYGRILNVASVAGLVGSDPRAMNAIAYNASKGAVISFTKDLAVKWAKKGITVNALAPGFFPTKMSQGLLKMYGDVILEGTPMGRFGAEDELKGAAVFFASDASSYITGQVLPVDGGVTAS